The segment CGCTGCCGCTGACACCCGTTACGACGATCAGTTTATCGCGAGGCAACGAGACGCTGATGTTCTTGAGATTGTTCTCACGCGCGTTCTGCACGTCGATGTTTTTCTGCATGGATTCAAAAGAATGTTAGAGGAGAAGCTGACGCAAGGTCAGCCGTGTCATTGCCATCGCGCTATGAAATTTTCGATGCCTGATCTCTCGATCTGGCCAGCCAGGCCATCAAGCCGGCGAAGAACATTGCGCTGAAAATCACGCCGAGAACAACATAATTCCACCATGGACTTGTCTCCACATCGATCACTGATCGCGAAGGATGATTTGGGTCATAGTGAACTTTAACGGATTGCTCCGCATCGAGAAGATTGACACCTGAGCTTTGGCTGCCGCCGGGCGATCCAAACGAATAGCGCCACCCGATGTAGGCTTGGTTATCAACCTGATACTCGTAGCGGAAACGGACTTGCAATCTCGTTCTCGGGTTTTCGTTGGTATATCGTCGCTTGCTCGATTCGATGACTTTTCCTTGCGTCGTTTGCCAATCGGCAGCATGAAAGCTGTCTCGAATATTCCCGAAGGCTGGCCACAGCAAAAACCCAATCAGCAAGCCCAGCAAAATTGCTACGCCCAACCATTCCAGTAGCGCAAATCGCGGTTTGGTTGCCGGGTTATTCATTTTTGAAAACCTGAATTCGTCCGCGTTCAAAATTAGTCCGGGTCATAAAAGTATGCCGGCTCTTCCACGTCAGTCCGACTTTTTTTGGTTATACGAAACGGCATCGCCAACTTTTCTACAATGCCTGCGCGTTCCAGCCACTCACATGCCGTTTCGATGTGGCCGGGATAAATTTGTGAATGAGCAAAGTGTTCGCTGATGTGTGACAGCGGAACCGTTCGATTCTCCTTTTCAAGAAACTTCAGAATCGGTCGCAGGTGCTTCAGGGCGTTGTCTTCGACATAGTGGTCGACTTGTTCAAGCGCCGACAACAGACTCTTTTTGGTTCGTTTCTTCGAGATCACATCGGTGTAGATTTGCTTGAACAGTTTGGGCTGAAGTTCGATCGCCCTGTAGATTGCAGCGTGCTCCCAGACCGCCCCATCGTTGATGACTTCCACACTGGCCACGCTATGAACGGCCCACATCAGCGACTCAAAACCGAGCTCCAGATCGTTTTTACGTTCAATTCTTTTACGAGTGTATCGTGCCGAGCGAATGATCCTGGTCATCGCGATCAAGCGTTCTTTTTCCTGATCTCTGGTCGCGATAGTGTTGGCCGCATCAAACCATTTTCCAATCGAAGGATCGTCACAATAGACCAGATCACGCTTTGCAAAAAAGCTGGCTGAGAACGCCGTACGCGAGGAGCCTTCCACCATGTGCCTGAAGCGTGAACGCGGGATGATCTCTGCGTGAAAGTTGATGCCGTTTTCCACAAACGTCCGATGAGTTCGAACGTCATCACCATCGCTTTTGAGTCGTCGCGAAACACCGTCGGCCTCGATAATCCAAAGCCCAATGGACTCCTTCCACCACATCAGTCCTTCGTCGAAACTGCCCACACGAACCGCGGCCAGAATGTTACGATCTTCTTCGAGTCGCTCGATAAATGACGCGAGAGCTTTTCCAAGTTGTTGACTGGACTCGGACGGATCAAAGACAGGAAGGGGTGACATTTTCTTTCGCTCC is part of the Mariniblastus fucicola genome and harbors:
- a CDS encoding DUF3592 domain-containing protein, which translates into the protein MNNPATKPRFALLEWLGVAILLGLLIGFLLWPAFGNIRDSFHAADWQTTQGKVIESSKRRYTNENPRTRLQVRFRYEYQVDNQAYIGWRYSFGSPGGSQSSGVNLLDAEQSVKVHYDPNHPSRSVIDVETSPWWNYVVLGVIFSAMFFAGLMAWLARSRDQASKIS